From the genome of Virgibacillus proomii, one region includes:
- a CDS encoding DUF2759 family protein has translation MHIVLGVLFLLVAILAVVSIVRQLKFKNFLAIAFSAITALAFGFFAIATIISELKG, from the coding sequence ATGCATATCGTCTTAGGGGTATTATTTTTATTAGTAGCTATACTAGCAGTTGTATCTATCGTACGTCAACTTAAATTCAAAAATTTCTTAGCAATTGCATTTTCGGCAATTACAGCTTTAGCATTTGGTTTTTTTGCAATTGCAACAATCATTTCAGAATTAAAAGGATAG
- a CDS encoding MBL fold metallo-hydrolase has translation MNIETMSLGPLGTNCYVVHGTKEALIFDPGGEADKVKEFLTEHELTPIAILLTHAHFDHIGAVDELRKTYQIDVYLHEAEASWLEDPQKNGSLLFMQQQVQTAQPDRLLVPKKMMIGEFSIEVIHTPGHSPGSVSFIFHDDKFVISGDVLFYQGIGRTDLPGGNYAQLKKSVTTSLYTLDDIYTVFPGHGPKTNIGFEKINNPFFTL, from the coding sequence TTGAATATTGAAACTATGTCTTTAGGTCCGTTAGGTACAAATTGTTATGTTGTACATGGAACAAAAGAAGCTTTAATTTTTGATCCAGGTGGTGAAGCTGATAAAGTAAAGGAGTTTCTTACTGAGCACGAACTAACACCAATAGCTATTTTATTAACACATGCACATTTTGATCATATTGGTGCGGTAGATGAGTTGAGAAAGACCTATCAAATTGATGTTTATCTTCATGAAGCAGAAGCAAGCTGGTTAGAGGATCCGCAAAAAAATGGCTCCTTATTATTCATGCAACAACAAGTACAGACAGCGCAACCGGACAGATTATTAGTACCTAAAAAAATGATGATCGGTGAATTTTCGATTGAGGTGATCCATACACCCGGTCATTCTCCTGGCAGTGTTAGTTTTATCTTCCATGATGATAAGTTTGTTATTAGTGGCGACGTTTTATTTTATCAAGGAATCGGACGTACAGATCTTCCAGGTGGTAACTATGCTCAATTAAAAAAATCAGTCACAACCTCTTTATATACATTAGATGATATTTATACTGTTTTTCCTGGGCATGGACCAAAAACGAATATCGGATTTGAAAAGATAAACAACCCTTTCTTTACACTGTGA
- a CDS encoding competence type IV pilus minor pilin ComGG, whose product MKKKLFFINKQHGFMLPLVLIIISLVIVLMSSNIHHYHNNLAITKNQIDQVTMETLIQIAREKLKRKLLENEQLDKETFTLPQGEVAVRITQLDKHSYQLLFTVTLDEQTKFQQIGFMNINKEAEIISH is encoded by the coding sequence TTGAAAAAGAAATTATTTTTTATCAATAAACAACATGGTTTTATGTTACCATTAGTTTTAATCATCATTTCTTTAGTCATTGTATTGATGTCATCTAATATTCACCATTATCACAATAATTTAGCTATAACAAAGAACCAAATCGATCAAGTTACAATGGAAACATTAATTCAAATAGCTAGAGAAAAATTGAAACGTAAACTATTAGAAAATGAACAATTGGATAAGGAAACCTTCACTCTGCCACAAGGAGAGGTGGCCGTTCGCATAACCCAATTAGATAAACATAGTTATCAGCTATTGTTTACTGTCACGCTTGATGAACAAACAAAATTCCAACAGATAGGTTTTATGAATATAAATAAAGAAGCTGAGATAATTAGTCATTAA
- a CDS encoding DUF2626 domain-containing protein, with protein sequence MDRMFRGLAFWTGIFTVMFYVGDMQKTAVLFLVQTAFFLTLSYLKLSERMYMYLFGAYCTIFFIGFTWYSEFILVPGFGN encoded by the coding sequence ATGGATCGAATGTTTCGTGGGTTAGCCTTTTGGACAGGGATATTTACAGTGATGTTCTATGTGGGCGATATGCAAAAAACTGCAGTTTTATTTCTTGTTCAAACGGCTTTTTTCTTAACATTAAGTTATTTGAAACTGTCTGAACGAATGTATATGTATTTATTCGGAGCTTATTGTACCATTTTCTTTATTGGGTTCACATGGTATTCAGAATTTATACTTGTACCTGGATTCGGAAATTAA